A genomic region of Streptosporangium lutulentum contains the following coding sequences:
- a CDS encoding bifunctional metallophosphatase/5'-nucleotidase produces the protein MMSRSFQRLAMAGVLAGACSMLLIGTAEAGNKPSKPSKPAKTVPVRLLSLNDFHGNLEPPTGSSGRMVDETGTTVDAGGAAYVATHLKQMSDKNTLKVAQGDLIGASPLISAAYHDEPSVEFLGKVGVTASAVGNHEFDEGYTELKRIMNGGCHPVDGCSPAGKWKGAQYSYLGANVLLKRPNNTAEKEALDALGGGHTGQLRKLLKGYGIPALPPVAIRWMNGVPIGFIGLVTQTTPNIVTSEGIKDLEFTDEVKAANVASKLLQIVGVKAQVVLVHEGDQVAAGQSPDACAAQPGAGNRIATQVDAEIDMVLSGHSHQAYLCKVSDPKGGTRLYSQGGSFGRVITKVDFQVDVKTRDVVRSSVVADNQVVTRTVTPDKEISDFVDYWKGKVASVANKPLGKITADITSSGGASGESSLGNLIADGQLAATRTGGNAQIALMNPGGVRAPLTYAGSPALEGDGVVTYGEAFTVQPFNNLMQAVTLTGAQLKTVLEQQFTGGPNNQAFTKILQPSSNFTYTYSTSAPWGSKISNMKIDGVAVTDTQSIRVAANNFLVGGGDAFLAFQGGTDLWSGPLDIDAFAAYFAANPLITPPVPNHITVVP, from the coding sequence ATGATGTCTCGTTCCTTCCAGCGGTTGGCTATGGCCGGCGTTCTCGCCGGGGCCTGCTCGATGCTCCTCATCGGGACGGCCGAAGCGGGTAACAAGCCCTCCAAGCCTTCCAAGCCCGCCAAGACGGTGCCGGTCCGGCTGCTCTCCCTCAACGACTTCCACGGCAACCTGGAGCCGCCGACGGGTTCGTCCGGCCGTATGGTCGATGAGACCGGTACCACCGTGGACGCGGGCGGCGCCGCCTACGTCGCCACGCACCTCAAGCAGATGTCGGACAAGAACACGCTGAAGGTCGCCCAGGGCGACCTGATCGGCGCCTCCCCGCTGATCTCCGCGGCCTACCACGACGAGCCGTCGGTGGAGTTCCTCGGCAAGGTCGGCGTCACCGCCTCGGCCGTGGGCAACCACGAGTTCGACGAGGGCTACACCGAGCTGAAGCGCATCATGAACGGCGGCTGCCACCCGGTGGACGGCTGCTCGCCCGCCGGCAAGTGGAAGGGCGCGCAGTACAGCTACCTCGGCGCGAACGTGCTCCTGAAGCGGCCGAACAACACCGCCGAGAAGGAGGCGCTCGACGCGCTCGGCGGCGGCCACACCGGCCAGCTGCGCAAGCTGCTGAAGGGCTACGGCATCCCGGCCCTGCCCCCGGTCGCCATCCGCTGGATGAACGGCGTGCCGATCGGCTTCATCGGCCTGGTCACCCAGACCACCCCGAACATCGTCACCTCCGAGGGCATCAAGGACCTGGAGTTCACCGACGAGGTCAAGGCCGCGAACGTCGCCTCCAAGCTCCTCCAGATCGTCGGCGTCAAGGCCCAGGTCGTGCTGGTGCACGAGGGCGACCAGGTCGCCGCGGGCCAGTCGCCCGACGCCTGCGCCGCCCAGCCGGGCGCGGGCAACCGGATCGCCACGCAGGTCGACGCCGAGATCGACATGGTCCTCAGCGGCCACTCCCACCAGGCCTACCTGTGCAAGGTGTCCGACCCCAAGGGCGGCACGCGCCTGTACAGCCAGGGCGGCTCGTTCGGCCGAGTGATCACCAAGGTCGACTTCCAGGTGGACGTCAAGACCCGCGACGTCGTGCGCTCCTCGGTCGTGGCCGACAACCAGGTCGTGACCCGGACCGTCACCCCGGACAAGGAGATCTCCGACTTCGTCGACTACTGGAAGGGCAAGGTCGCGTCGGTGGCCAACAAGCCGCTCGGCAAGATCACCGCTGACATCACCAGCAGCGGCGGCGCGTCCGGCGAGTCCTCCCTGGGCAACCTCATCGCCGACGGCCAGCTCGCGGCCACCAGGACCGGCGGCAACGCCCAGATCGCCCTGATGAACCCGGGCGGCGTGCGTGCCCCTCTCACCTACGCGGGTTCGCCTGCCCTCGAAGGCGACGGCGTGGTGACCTACGGCGAGGCCTTCACCGTGCAGCCGTTCAACAACCTCATGCAGGCCGTCACGCTGACCGGTGCGCAGCTCAAGACCGTTCTGGAGCAGCAGTTCACCGGCGGGCCCAACAACCAGGCCTTCACCAAGATCCTTCAGCCGTCGTCGAACTTCACCTACACCTACAGCACGAGTGCGCCGTGGGGTTCGAAGATCTCCAACATGAAGATCGACGGTGTCGCCGTGACGGACACCCAGAGCATCAGGGTCGCCGCCAACAACTTCCTCGTCGGCGGCGGTGACGCTTTCCTGGCCTTCCAGGGCGGCACCGACCTGTGGAGCGGACCGCTCGACATCGACGCCTTCGCCGCCTACTTCGCCGCGAACCCGTTGATCACGCCCCCGGTCCCCAACCACATCACCGTCGTCCCGTAG
- the mshD gene encoding mycothiol synthase: MNVRVEHRGRLGEQEVTAVLAVVEAATEADGVRPLNEHVMLHLRYGGDERAGAVLLYSGEDLVGYAHVDPTDPVEGPSGELVIHPAFRGRGHGRDLLRAVLDRTGGHLRLWAHGGHAGAEALAASAGFAKVRSLWQMRRSLFSPIPDFTLPEGVRLRTFEPGSSDEEAWVALNAKAFAHHPEQGAWTLEDLKRREQEPWFDPAGFFLADRQALADLRAGSDGDGPPGAPGADGGTATAGSRLVGFHWTKVHGNGDHGHEPIGEVYVVGVDPAEQGGGLGKSLTLAGLAHLRSRGLAQVMLYVDESNTAAIRLYEGLGFTQWDVDIMYRK, from the coding sequence ATGAACGTGCGTGTGGAACACAGAGGACGACTCGGCGAACAAGAGGTGACCGCCGTCCTCGCGGTGGTCGAGGCCGCCACGGAAGCCGACGGGGTCCGGCCACTCAACGAACACGTGATGCTCCACCTACGTTACGGCGGCGACGAGCGGGCGGGCGCCGTACTCCTGTACTCCGGGGAGGACCTCGTGGGCTACGCGCACGTGGACCCGACCGACCCGGTCGAGGGCCCGAGCGGGGAACTGGTGATCCACCCCGCCTTCCGCGGACGGGGTCACGGGCGCGACCTGCTGCGGGCCGTACTGGATCGGACGGGCGGGCACCTGCGCCTCTGGGCGCACGGCGGACACGCCGGCGCCGAGGCGCTCGCCGCGTCGGCGGGGTTCGCCAAGGTCAGGTCGCTCTGGCAGATGCGCCGTTCGCTGTTCTCCCCGATTCCCGACTTCACCCTCCCCGAGGGGGTACGGCTGCGCACGTTCGAGCCCGGATCCTCCGACGAGGAGGCCTGGGTCGCGCTCAACGCCAAGGCCTTCGCCCATCACCCGGAGCAGGGCGCGTGGACGCTGGAGGATCTGAAGCGGCGCGAGCAGGAGCCGTGGTTCGACCCGGCGGGGTTCTTCCTCGCCGATCGGCAGGCCCTCGCCGATCTGCGGGCCGGATCCGACGGCGACGGCCCGCCGGGAGCACCCGGCGCGGACGGCGGCACGGCGACGGCCGGGAGCCGGCTGGTCGGTTTCCACTGGACCAAGGTTCACGGGAACGGCGACCACGGGCACGAGCCGATCGGCGAGGTCTACGTGGTCGGCGTGGATCCCGCGGAGCAGGGAGGCGGGCTGGGCAAGTCGCTCACCCTCGCGGGCCTGGCCCACCTGCGTTCGCGGGGCCTGGCCCAGGTGATGCTGTACGTGGACGAGAGCAACACCGCGGCGATCCGCCTCTACGAGGGGCTGGGCTTCACCCAGTGGGACGTCGACATCATGTATCGCAAGTAG
- a CDS encoding inorganic phosphate transporter, with the protein MDLSLALVIGVVVVALVFDYTNGFHDAANAIATSVSTRALTPRAALFMAAAMNFLGAHLGTQVAATVGKGIIDAPQGTHGLVIVGASLIGAIVWNLVTWYFGLPSSSSHALIGGLVGAALASSSAVHWDGVLDKVVIPMILSPLIGFTLAAVIMIGILWGFRRSQPSKTNRGFRHAQTISAAAMALGHGLQDAQKTMGVIFLALVVGGYQNDGDPIPQWVILSAATAISLGTYAGGWRIMRTLGRRIIALTPPQGFAAEAAAATVLYTAAIGFGAPISTTHTITSAIMGVGATKRLSAVRWGVAGNIVTAWILTIPAAALVAALSYYALHWMVE; encoded by the coding sequence GTGGATCTTTCACTTGCACTTGTCATCGGCGTGGTGGTCGTGGCGCTGGTCTTCGACTACACCAACGGTTTCCATGACGCCGCGAACGCGATCGCGACCTCCGTCTCGACGCGCGCGCTGACGCCCAGGGCCGCGCTCTTCATGGCCGCGGCGATGAACTTCCTGGGTGCCCATCTGGGTACGCAGGTGGCGGCGACCGTCGGCAAGGGCATCATCGACGCCCCGCAGGGCACCCACGGTCTGGTGATCGTCGGTGCCAGCCTCATCGGGGCGATCGTCTGGAACCTCGTCACCTGGTACTTCGGCCTTCCGTCCTCAAGCAGCCACGCGCTGATCGGCGGCCTGGTCGGGGCGGCGCTGGCCTCGTCGAGTGCCGTCCACTGGGACGGTGTGCTGGACAAGGTCGTCATCCCGATGATCCTGTCCCCGCTGATCGGCTTCACCCTGGCCGCGGTCATCATGATCGGCATCCTGTGGGGCTTCCGCCGGTCCCAGCCGTCGAAGACCAACCGCGGATTCCGTCACGCGCAGACGATCTCCGCCGCGGCCATGGCCCTCGGTCACGGCCTGCAGGACGCGCAGAAGACCATGGGTGTGATCTTCCTGGCGCTCGTGGTCGGGGGGTACCAGAACGACGGCGATCCGATTCCGCAGTGGGTCATCCTCTCGGCCGCGACGGCGATCTCGCTGGGCACCTACGCGGGTGGCTGGCGGATCATGCGGACCCTCGGCCGCCGGATCATCGCGCTCACGCCTCCGCAGGGGTTCGCCGCGGAGGCCGCCGCGGCGACCGTGCTCTACACCGCGGCCATCGGCTTCGGCGCACCCATCTCCACCACCCACACGATCACCAGCGCGATCATGGGCGTAGGCGCGACCAAGCGTCTGTCGGCCGTGCGCTGGGGTGTCGCGGGCAACATCGTGACCGCCTGGATCCTCACGATCCCGGCCGCCGCGCTGGTCGCCGCGCTGTCCTACTACGCGCTCCACTGGATGGTCGAGTAA
- a CDS encoding DUF47 domain-containing protein, with protein MRLRLTPSEDSYYDLFADSANNLVTASRLLVEIISDGSDREALAEKMRACEHTGDERTHAIMNRLNESFITPFDREDIYRLASNLDDVMDYMEAAADLIVLYQIDHLPKEVIRQVEVLERAAELTAEAMPRLRSMKNLNEYWIEINRLENQADQVYRRLLAKLFGGEYDALTVLKMKEVIDQLEMAADAFEHVANTIESIAVKES; from the coding sequence GTGCGCCTGCGTCTCACGCCTAGTGAGGACAGCTACTACGACTTGTTCGCTGATTCGGCGAACAACCTCGTCACAGCGTCCCGTCTGCTGGTCGAGATCATCAGTGACGGATCGGACAGGGAAGCCCTGGCCGAGAAGATGCGCGCTTGTGAGCACACCGGCGACGAACGCACTCACGCGATCATGAACCGGCTCAACGAGAGCTTCATCACGCCTTTCGACCGCGAAGACATCTACCGTCTCGCGTCGAACCTCGACGACGTGATGGATTACATGGAGGCGGCCGCCGACCTCATCGTCCTGTACCAGATCGACCACCTTCCCAAGGAGGTCATCCGACAGGTCGAGGTGCTGGAACGCGCCGCCGAGCTGACCGCCGAGGCCATGCCCCGGCTGCGCTCGATGAAGAACCTGAACGAGTACTGGATCGAGATCAATCGACTGGAGAACCAGGCCGACCAGGTCTACCGCCGCCTTCTCGCCAAGCTCTTCGGCGGGGAGTACGACGCGTTGACCGTGCTCAAGATGAAGGAGGTCATCGATCAGCTGGAGATGGCCGCCGACGCCTTCGAGCACGTGGCCAACACGATCGAGTCGATCGCGGTCAAGGAAAGTTAA
- the dcd gene encoding dCTP deaminase: MLLSDRDILAEIESGRVKIDPFQPEMVQPSSIDIRLDRYFRVFENHRYPHIDPAIEQPDLTRLVEPEKDEPFILHPGEFVLASTYEVVGLPDDIASRLEGKSSLGRLGLLTHSTAGFIDPGFNGHVTLELSNVATLPIKLWPGMKIGQLCMFRLSSPAEHPYGSEKYGSRYQGQRGPTPSRSYLNFHQTRI, encoded by the coding sequence GTGCTGCTTTCCGATCGTGACATCCTTGCCGAGATCGAATCCGGGAGGGTCAAAATTGATCCTTTTCAACCGGAGATGGTGCAACCGTCCAGCATCGATATCCGCCTGGACCGCTACTTCAGGGTCTTCGAGAACCATCGATACCCGCACATCGATCCGGCGATCGAGCAGCCTGATCTCACGCGGCTGGTCGAGCCGGAGAAGGACGAGCCGTTCATCCTCCACCCGGGAGAGTTCGTCCTGGCCAGCACGTACGAGGTGGTCGGCCTTCCCGATGACATCGCGTCGAGGCTGGAGGGGAAGAGTTCGCTCGGCAGGCTCGGTCTGCTCACCCACTCCACGGCAGGCTTCATCGACCCGGGCTTCAACGGGCATGTGACTCTCGAACTCTCCAACGTCGCGACACTGCCGATCAAGCTCTGGCCCGGCATGAAGATCGGGCAGCTCTGCATGTTCAGGCTCAGCTCGCCCGCCGAGCATCCCTACGGCTCCGAGAAGTACGGCTCGCGCTACCAGGGGCAGCGGGGGCCGACGCCGAGCCGTTCCTATCTGAACTTTCACCAGACCCGGATCTGA
- a CDS encoding tyrosine-type recombinase/integrase has product MANRDGHRRFGNIRKRESGRYQIRYPGPDGLMRSGTETYERKSDAERALLLIEAQIIRGEWTDPERGKVKFKDYAETWISQRPGLRPRTVDLYRWLLKKHITPYLGNTAVGKISTAMVRQWRADLLGNGVSVSVASKAYRLLRAVLMTAVEEDHIISRNPCRIRGAGDEHAQERPVLTVAQVFELADLVGRRPVGNVRKLKDNAYRLRFQRYGEMRTHPEVFTGRADAERALWKMGTDGRADCTHDRRFRALVLLATFASLRWGEVSALRRTDVDLDAGTVRIRVAYVERSTGGLVLGPLKSKAGRRVVGIPKDIVSALREHIATYVQDEPGALLFPGAKGGPLRRSGFNTRTRWVDVVKEMGMPGLHFHDLRHTGNMLAAESGAGLKDLMARMGHDNVRAAMIYQHAVRGADRAITDAIDRQLTKRNDGDADEVPAG; this is encoded by the coding sequence ATGGCCAACAGAGACGGTCACCGACGTTTCGGCAACATCCGCAAGCGCGAGTCCGGCCGCTACCAGATCCGCTATCCCGGTCCAGATGGGCTGATGCGCAGCGGTACCGAGACCTACGAACGCAAGTCCGACGCAGAGCGGGCGCTGTTGTTGATCGAGGCGCAGATCATCCGGGGCGAGTGGACCGACCCGGAACGCGGCAAGGTCAAGTTCAAGGACTATGCCGAGACGTGGATCTCCCAGCGTCCCGGCCTCCGGCCGCGCACGGTCGATCTCTATCGCTGGCTCCTTAAGAAACACATCACCCCGTATCTCGGCAACACCGCAGTCGGGAAGATTTCCACCGCGATGGTTCGGCAGTGGCGAGCCGACCTGCTCGGCAACGGGGTTTCAGTCAGCGTGGCGTCTAAGGCGTATCGCCTGCTGCGGGCCGTGCTGATGACGGCGGTCGAAGAGGATCACATCATCTCGCGCAACCCGTGCCGGATCCGCGGGGCCGGCGACGAGCACGCCCAGGAGCGCCCGGTGCTCACCGTGGCTCAGGTCTTCGAGCTGGCCGACCTGGTGGGCCGTCGTCCGGTCGGCAACGTCCGCAAGCTCAAAGACAACGCCTACCGGCTGCGCTTTCAGCGGTACGGCGAGATGCGCACCCATCCCGAGGTCTTCACTGGTCGTGCCGACGCCGAAAGGGCGCTGTGGAAGATGGGGACGGACGGGCGGGCCGACTGCACCCATGACCGGCGCTTCCGCGCCCTGGTGTTGCTGGCCACCTTCGCCAGTCTGCGATGGGGTGAGGTGAGTGCGCTGCGCCGTACAGACGTCGACCTTGATGCGGGAACAGTACGTATCCGAGTTGCCTACGTTGAACGCTCGACCGGTGGTCTGGTTCTTGGTCCGCTCAAGTCCAAAGCCGGTCGGCGCGTGGTCGGCATTCCCAAGGACATCGTTTCGGCGCTGCGCGAGCACATCGCCACCTACGTTCAGGACGAGCCGGGCGCGTTGCTGTTCCCCGGTGCCAAGGGCGGGCCACTACGACGGAGTGGCTTCAACACCCGCACGCGGTGGGTGGACGTGGTTAAGGAGATGGGCATGCCAGGTCTGCACTTTCACGACCTTCGGCACACAGGCAACATGCTCGCCGCCGAGTCGGGCGCAGGGCTCAAGGACCTGATGGCCAGGATGGGGCACGACAACGTGCGCGCCGCGATGATCTATCAGCACGCCGTACGGGGTGCCGACCGGGCGATCACAGACGCGATCGACAGGCAGCTGACGAAGCGGAACGACGGCGACGCCGATGAGGTGCCCGCAGGATGA
- a CDS encoding helix-turn-helix domain-containing protein, producing the protein MDELLKAHEAAALLHTSERFIRRLIAERRIEFVKIGRHVRIRESALLAFVAAGTVEPLAASDITGRAA; encoded by the coding sequence ATGGACGAACTACTCAAGGCCCATGAGGCCGCCGCACTGCTCCACACCTCGGAGCGCTTCATCCGCCGACTGATCGCGGAACGCCGGATCGAGTTCGTGAAGATCGGCCGTCACGTCCGCATCCGGGAGTCCGCACTACTCGCTTTCGTCGCCGCAGGGACGGTCGAACCCCTGGCGGCTTCCGACATCACTGGGAGGGCGGCCTGA